In a genomic window of Agarivorans albus:
- the cobO gene encoding cob(I)yrinic acid a,c-diamide adenosyltransferase, with protein MSKDQEKHQQRQEKLKASVDAKVEDAQIEKGLVLVITGNGKGKSTAGFGNVARATGHGYKATVAQFIKGGWECGERNLLQNNGVEFATMATGFTWETQNRELDTQAAQEVWQRCKQWLADPSIYLVLLDEITYMLSYDYLDVEEVVEAIKQRPAEQSVVVTGRACHRKVLDIADTISEVKNVKHAFESGIKARQGIDW; from the coding sequence ATGAGTAAAGATCAAGAAAAGCATCAGCAACGACAGGAAAAGTTGAAAGCAAGTGTGGATGCTAAAGTTGAAGATGCACAAATTGAAAAGGGTTTAGTGCTGGTTATTACCGGTAACGGTAAGGGTAAATCGACAGCTGGTTTTGGTAATGTTGCGCGTGCTACTGGGCATGGTTACAAAGCAACGGTGGCGCAATTTATTAAAGGCGGCTGGGAATGCGGAGAACGCAATCTTCTGCAAAATAACGGGGTAGAGTTTGCCACTATGGCAACAGGGTTTACCTGGGAGACTCAAAACCGAGAACTTGATACCCAAGCTGCGCAAGAAGTATGGCAACGCTGTAAGCAGTGGCTAGCTGATCCATCAATCTACTTGGTATTGTTGGACGAAATTACTTACATGTTAAGTTATGACTACCTAGATGTTGAAGAGGTTGTCGAAGCGATTAAGCAGCGACCCGCAGAGCAATCGGTAGTAGTAACTGGCCGTGCATGTCATCGTAAAGTGCTTGATATTGCAGATACCATTTCTGAAGTAAAAAATGTTAAGCATGCTTTTGAATCAGGAATCAAAGCTCGCCAGGGTATTGATTGGTAA
- a CDS encoding exoribonuclease II, producing the protein MLKDNPLLAQLKQQIRETIPTVEGVVKATEKNFGFLQTDNKKSYFISPPMMKKLIHGDRISAAIRENNGKEAAEPETLVEAALDTFVARVKFVDKRTKLQVDHPLINQLLSAKVIKDSGFSIKQGDWVLARLVKHALKEQHFQAEIFEFIAESDDNFARWKATTKKHQLAWDQPELTEDLAIIDQQVERRDLTNELFFTIDGENTKDMDDAVSITREAEHWKLKVAIADPSAYINSESKLEKAAKQRAFTLYLPARTVPMMPSKLANEHCSLVADQVRPALVCEMLIGLDGELQENAEFYLATVQSKHRLNYNQVSDFIEQKATELESNAELAEALQQLNLFSEQRNQWRAENTSVFGDQADYEFVLDNKGQVIDILRQSRRSANRMIEEAMVAANICGGRFLDEKLGFGVFACHSGFKEEKLDGLVELLAKFKLPVEREKLNDLDYFCQLRRTIAATGDKCLDQLVKRHFNFGVYNEKCLPHFGLGEAKYATWTSPIRKYSDLLNHRLIKSVINGETPSSPLSEELSEHLSDNRKKQKFAEREMANYLYCEYFAEQDPNTCLLAEISNINRGGLNIRLVDSGASAFVPKTKLAGKDEELTIESELGRLATKDKQYCVGDTISVKIVEVKKLQQSIVAAPC; encoded by the coding sequence ATGCTTAAAGATAACCCTCTATTGGCTCAACTAAAGCAGCAAATTAGAGAGACCATTCCCACTGTTGAAGGTGTAGTAAAAGCTACTGAGAAGAACTTCGGTTTCCTTCAAACAGACAACAAAAAAAGCTATTTCATCTCTCCTCCAATGATGAAAAAGCTAATTCACGGCGACCGGATTAGCGCTGCTATTCGCGAAAATAACGGTAAAGAAGCAGCAGAGCCAGAAACACTAGTGGAAGCCGCTTTAGATACCTTTGTTGCCCGTGTAAAGTTTGTTGATAAACGCACTAAGCTGCAGGTTGACCATCCATTGATCAACCAGTTATTAAGTGCAAAAGTGATAAAAGATAGTGGATTCTCAATCAAACAAGGTGATTGGGTGTTAGCTAGACTGGTTAAACACGCACTTAAAGAACAACACTTCCAAGCCGAGATCTTCGAGTTTATCGCAGAAAGTGACGATAACTTTGCCCGATGGAAAGCTACTACTAAAAAGCACCAATTAGCTTGGGACCAGCCTGAACTCACTGAAGACCTGGCGATTATTGATCAACAAGTTGAGCGTCGTGATCTAACCAACGAGTTGTTTTTCACTATCGACGGTGAAAATACCAAAGATATGGATGATGCAGTCTCAATCACGCGCGAAGCAGAACATTGGAAGCTAAAGGTCGCTATAGCGGATCCGAGTGCTTACATTAACAGTGAAAGCAAACTTGAAAAAGCTGCCAAACAACGAGCATTCACTTTGTACTTACCAGCACGCACTGTGCCGATGATGCCAAGTAAGTTGGCTAACGAACATTGTTCGCTAGTCGCTGACCAAGTTCGTCCAGCCTTGGTATGTGAAATGCTGATTGGACTTGATGGTGAGTTACAAGAAAATGCTGAGTTTTACTTAGCCACTGTTCAGTCCAAACATCGCCTAAACTACAATCAGGTGTCGGACTTTATAGAGCAAAAAGCCACTGAACTCGAATCAAACGCTGAGCTAGCTGAAGCTTTACAACAACTTAACTTGTTTAGTGAGCAACGTAATCAATGGCGCGCAGAGAACACCTCGGTGTTTGGCGATCAAGCAGACTACGAGTTTGTCTTAGATAATAAAGGTCAGGTTATTGATATTCTTCGCCAATCTCGTCGTAGTGCAAACCGTATGATTGAAGAAGCAATGGTGGCAGCCAACATTTGTGGCGGACGCTTCCTAGATGAAAAACTCGGTTTTGGGGTGTTTGCATGTCATTCTGGTTTTAAAGAAGAGAAGCTAGACGGACTAGTAGAGCTACTGGCCAAGTTTAAGTTACCGGTTGAGCGAGAAAAGCTCAATGATCTCGATTACTTCTGCCAACTAAGAAGAACCATCGCAGCGACTGGCGATAAATGTTTAGATCAGTTGGTAAAACGCCACTTTAATTTTGGTGTTTATAATGAAAAGTGTTTGCCTCACTTTGGTTTAGGTGAAGCTAAGTATGCAACTTGGACCTCTCCAATACGAAAATACAGCGACCTATTAAATCATCGCCTTATTAAATCAGTGATTAATGGCGAAACACCGTCTTCACCATTATCTGAAGAGCTATCCGAACATCTAAGTGATAATCGCAAGAAGCAAAAGTTTGCTGAACGAGAAATGGCCAACTACTTGTATTGCGAGTATTTTGCAGAACAAGATCCAAATACATGTTTGTTGGCAGAAATTAGCAATATAAACCGTGGTGGCCTTAATATTCGTCTAGTTGACAGTGGTGCCTCGGCTTTTGTTCCAAAAACCAAGCTTGCGGGTAAAGATGAAGAACTCACCATCGAAAGTGAGTTGGGCCGTTTAGCCACTAAAGACAAACAGTATTGCGTGGGTGATACCATCTCTGTAAAGATTGTAGAAGTGAAAAAGCTACAACAATCAATCGTTGCAGCCCCCTGTTAG
- the prc gene encoding carboxy terminal-processing peptidase: MKYLSRLWLFFLTLSYSTLLLAQTPTLGQDALPTLSQQSQHATAAKRISALYTRSHYRSVPFDDELSSEIFDKFIQQLDYNRSLFLEEDFLRFERYRYSLDQDIPAGRLEPLYSMFDLSLKRRYQQLVYSLQVLDEPMDFTKDEQFQFNRSEADWPKTQAEIKELWRLKVKYDALNLKLAGREHDKIVEVLAKRYNSAIKRLVQTGSEDVFQTAMNAYSRAIEPHTSYLSPRTAERFKMEMNLSLEGIGAVLQGEDEYTVIRSLVPGGPAALSNQLGPEDKIVGVAQGEDEIVDIIGWRLDDVVDLIKGPKGTTVRLEILASGGKVDGKTKIVDIVRDKVRLEDRAAKSEVIEIEGKKVGVLNVPSFYVNLSEDASKELRKLDEENISSLIVDLRGNGGGALTEATALTGLFIPQGPVVQVRDQLGRITVNNDTSNSVTYSGPMVILIDRYSASASEIFAAALQDYGRAIVIGEQSYGKGTVQQHRGLGRIYDLYENELGHVQYTIAKFYRINGGSTQHRGVIPDISYPSALLPEETGESVEDNALPWDKIKAANYKLLGDVSPYIEALDKKHQARIANDPEFQYIISDIADYRKDKDMKSVSLNEKARISQRDEKEQKQLARLNERLVRLELEPVKDLEDAPKDIDLDDAFLTEAAEIAVDYLELRNPS, translated from the coding sequence ATGAAATATTTGAGCCGTCTGTGGCTATTTTTTTTAACGCTTAGTTACTCAACTCTGTTGTTGGCTCAAACGCCTACATTAGGACAAGATGCGCTACCCACTTTAAGCCAGCAAAGCCAACATGCTACAGCGGCAAAAAGAATTAGCGCTTTATATACCCGCTCTCACTACCGCAGTGTTCCTTTCGACGATGAATTATCAAGCGAAATCTTCGACAAGTTTATTCAGCAACTTGACTACAACCGTAGCTTGTTTTTGGAAGAAGACTTCTTACGCTTCGAACGTTATCGCTACAGCCTAGATCAAGACATACCAGCTGGCAGATTGGAACCGCTTTATTCCATGTTCGACCTGTCGCTTAAGCGTCGCTACCAACAATTAGTATACTCTTTACAAGTGCTCGACGAGCCAATGGATTTTACTAAAGACGAACAGTTTCAATTTAATCGCAGCGAAGCTGATTGGCCTAAAACACAAGCTGAGATTAAAGAACTGTGGCGCTTAAAAGTAAAATACGATGCGCTAAACTTAAAGTTAGCAGGCCGCGAACACGACAAAATTGTCGAAGTATTGGCCAAGCGCTATAACAGTGCGATTAAGCGTTTAGTGCAAACCGGCAGTGAAGATGTTTTCCAAACTGCAATGAACGCTTATTCTCGCGCCATCGAACCACATACTAGTTACCTCTCTCCCCGCACTGCAGAACGCTTCAAAATGGAAATGAATCTTTCATTAGAAGGCATTGGTGCAGTGCTGCAAGGTGAAGATGAGTACACCGTGATTCGAAGTTTGGTTCCTGGTGGACCTGCAGCGCTGAGCAACCAATTAGGTCCAGAAGACAAAATTGTTGGCGTTGCTCAAGGTGAAGATGAAATCGTTGACATTATTGGTTGGCGATTAGATGACGTAGTTGACCTAATTAAAGGTCCAAAAGGCACTACTGTTCGCCTTGAGATACTTGCATCAGGTGGCAAAGTAGATGGTAAAACTAAAATCGTTGATATCGTTCGCGACAAAGTTCGCCTAGAAGACCGCGCCGCGAAAAGCGAAGTAATAGAAATTGAAGGCAAGAAAGTAGGGGTGCTTAATGTTCCTAGTTTCTATGTAAATTTGAGTGAAGATGCCAGCAAAGAGTTACGTAAATTAGACGAAGAGAATATCAGTTCTTTGATTGTTGATTTACGTGGCAACGGCGGTGGAGCATTAACAGAAGCTACCGCATTAACCGGTTTATTCATTCCACAAGGTCCAGTTGTACAAGTGCGCGACCAGCTTGGTCGAATTACGGTAAACAACGATACTAGTAATTCAGTCACTTACAGTGGCCCAATGGTTATTCTAATCGACCGTTACAGCGCTTCAGCATCTGAAATTTTTGCCGCTGCCTTGCAAGATTATGGCAGAGCCATTGTTATTGGAGAGCAAAGTTACGGTAAAGGTACTGTGCAGCAGCACCGCGGTTTAGGTCGAATTTACGACTTGTACGAAAATGAACTTGGCCATGTGCAGTACACCATTGCTAAGTTTTACCGTATAAACGGTGGTAGTACTCAACATCGCGGCGTAATTCCTGATATCTCTTATCCTTCTGCCTTGTTGCCGGAAGAAACGGGAGAGAGCGTTGAAGATAATGCTTTGCCTTGGGATAAAATTAAAGCGGCTAACTATAAGTTGCTTGGCGATGTTAGCCCTTATATTGAAGCTTTAGATAAAAAGCATCAGGCTCGCATTGCAAATGATCCAGAGTTTCAATACATCATTAGTGATATAGCTGATTATCGTAAAGACAAAGATATGAAGTCGGTAAGTCTTAATGAAAAAGCGAGGATCTCTCAGCGCGATGAAAAAGAGCAGAAACAACTTGCTCGCTTAAATGAGCGTTTAGTTCGCCTTGAACTGGAACCTGTTAAAGACTTAGAAGACGCGCCAAAAGATATTGATTTGGATGATGCTTTTTTAACTGAAGCTGCAGAGATTGCGGTTGATTACTTAGAACTTCGTAATCCAAGCTAA
- the proQ gene encoding RNA chaperone ProQ, translated as MEQTNKLKNSKEVIQYLATQFPNCFSTEGEAKPLKIGIFQDLAERLKEDEKVSNTVLRSALRQYTSSWRYLHGVKVGSKRVDLDGVEGAEIEQEHVEHAQKTLKESKDKAFANKKAQAEKADKNKAAARKPKADFKRTSKPKTSDSKPAAEKKPIEKIDSKDLVAGKEVRVLVGKTPMPGQISEVTKDGIAVTLKSGMLVKVKAEHIVA; from the coding sequence ATGGAACAAACTAACAAACTGAAAAATAGCAAAGAAGTCATTCAATATTTGGCGACACAATTCCCAAACTGTTTTTCTACAGAAGGTGAAGCCAAGCCGCTTAAAATTGGTATTTTTCAGGACTTAGCTGAACGTCTAAAAGAAGACGAGAAAGTAAGTAATACCGTACTACGTTCTGCTCTGCGTCAATATACGTCTAGCTGGCGTTACCTACATGGCGTAAAAGTTGGCTCTAAACGCGTTGATTTAGACGGAGTAGAGGGCGCAGAAATTGAACAAGAGCATGTAGAACATGCACAAAAGACCTTAAAAGAAAGCAAAGATAAAGCCTTTGCTAACAAAAAGGCTCAAGCTGAAAAAGCTGACAAAAACAAAGCTGCTGCACGTAAACCAAAAGCTGATTTCAAGCGTACTAGTAAACCTAAAACTAGCGACAGCAAACCAGCAGCAGAGAAGAAGCCGATTGAAAAAATCGACAGTAAAGATTTAGTTGCAGGGAAGGAAGTTCGTGTATTGGTTGGAAAAACACCAATGCCGGGTCAGATCTCAGAAGTAACAAAAGATGGCATTGCTGTTACACTTAAAAGCGGTATGTTAGTTAAAGTTAAAGCAGAACATATCGTTGCATAA
- a CDS encoding GAF domain-containing protein, with protein MTDVSSRYLTLSKQLDALLDKDLPYISNLANFSALLWLELEDINWVGCYLADKAKKQLFLGPFQGKPACTSIQVGKGVCGSAFAQQQTFRVENVHEFPGHIACDSASESEIVVPLYLNGELFGVVDIDSPRLNRFEPSDQIGIEYLVKVLENKLSDVHF; from the coding sequence GTGACAGATGTATCTTCTCGTTATTTGACACTAAGTAAGCAATTAGACGCTTTGTTAGATAAAGACTTACCTTATATTTCTAATCTGGCAAATTTTTCTGCCTTATTATGGCTCGAGTTAGAAGATATTAACTGGGTAGGGTGTTATTTAGCCGATAAAGCCAAAAAACAGCTGTTCTTGGGGCCATTTCAAGGTAAACCTGCCTGTACTTCAATACAAGTTGGTAAAGGCGTATGTGGTTCGGCCTTTGCGCAGCAACAAACCTTCCGTGTAGAAAATGTGCATGAGTTTCCGGGGCATATCGCTTGTGATAGTGCTAGCGAATCAGAAATCGTAGTGCCTTTATACCTTAATGGTGAACTGTTTGGCGTAGTAGATATTGATAGTCCACGTCTTAATCGATTCGAGCCAAGTGACCAAATTGGCATCGAGTATTTAGTTAAGGTGTTGGAAAATAAACTAAGTGATGTGCATTTTTAA
- a CDS encoding YebG family protein — translation MAVIIKYVVERNGVEKMTFSSKKEADNYDKMLDVADQLTLMIKHAEPKMNEQQAENLGFYLSSQRNALQQVLKGQEFDASMIEDEE, via the coding sequence GTGGCTGTAATTATTAAATATGTCGTCGAACGTAACGGTGTAGAGAAAATGACTTTTAGTTCAAAAAAAGAAGCCGACAATTACGACAAAATGTTAGACGTAGCTGATCAGCTTACATTAATGATAAAGCATGCAGAACCTAAGATGAACGAGCAACAAGCCGAGAATTTAGGCTTCTACCTTTCTTCTCAGCGAAATGCACTGCAACAAGTGCTTAAAGGTCAGGAGTTTGATGCATCGATGATAGAAGACGAGGAGTAA
- a CDS encoding paraquat-inducible protein A, translated as MVTLANTYPLLSFTFLGIPSSANILRGTVLLLENGYYLVGFSVVLASFIAPILLFSLICYTSLSLSKGWKAPFLATALHFQDDLIHWSMIEVYIVSFLVALVKLVEYADIDLGYGLWCICITLLLSTRLIQRIEPAEYWERYVHIR; from the coding sequence ATGGTTACGCTTGCTAACACTTATCCGCTGTTGAGCTTTACATTCCTTGGGATCCCCAGTTCAGCCAATATTCTACGCGGCACCGTGTTGTTACTCGAAAACGGCTATTATTTGGTAGGGTTCAGCGTGGTGCTAGCTAGTTTCATCGCACCAATTCTGCTATTCAGCTTAATCTGTTATACCTCTTTGTCTTTAAGCAAAGGCTGGAAAGCCCCCTTTTTGGCAACAGCACTGCATTTTCAAGACGATCTTATTCACTGGAGTATGATTGAAGTCTACATCGTTAGTTTTTTGGTAGCTTTGGTTAAACTAGTAGAATACGCAGATATCGATTTGGGCTATGGGCTTTGGTGTATCTGCATCACCTTGCTACTTTCTACCCGCCTAATTCAACGTATAGAGCCAGCGGAATACTGGGAGCGTTATGTACACATCCGCTAA
- a CDS encoding paraquat-inducible protein A, producing the protein MYTSAKQLGLKQCRHCKLSMPEEQSHCQRCHMRVHSRTPQSMQKCWAFIIAATVGLFPANLMPITVLSTRGAPQYETIMSGVISLIKDDMVGIAIVVFVASIVVPVMKLVGLVVILLSLQFNLNLNNRQRIVIYRIIDIIGKWSMLDLFVLSIMIAVFERNNLVGVEAGPGATAFGAVVLLTLFAAKSFDTRLIWDKQLE; encoded by the coding sequence ATGTACACATCCGCTAAACAGCTAGGCTTAAAACAATGCAGGCACTGCAAACTGTCAATGCCCGAGGAACAAAGCCACTGTCAGCGCTGCCATATGCGAGTGCATTCACGAACCCCTCAAAGCATGCAAAAATGTTGGGCTTTTATCATTGCCGCTACTGTAGGACTGTTCCCAGCTAACTTAATGCCAATAACCGTTTTAAGTACACGCGGTGCCCCCCAATACGAAACCATTATGTCTGGCGTGATCAGCTTAATTAAAGACGATATGGTAGGTATTGCCATAGTGGTATTTGTCGCCAGTATTGTGGTGCCTGTAATGAAACTTGTCGGCCTGGTTGTTATCTTATTGAGCCTGCAATTTAATTTGAATCTGAACAATCGACAACGGATTGTTATCTATAGAATAATTGACATTATTGGTAAGTGGTCAATGCTCGACCTTTTTGTTCTGTCTATCATGATTGCAGTATTTGAACGAAATAATTTAGTAGGCGTGGAAGCAGGACCCGGCGCCACCGCATTTGGCGCAGTAGTATTGTTAACACTGTTCGCAGCAAAATCTTTTGATACAAGACTAATTTGGGATAAACAACTTGAATAA
- a CDS encoding MlaD family protein, protein MNNASKPELKKEKVISPIWLLPILAVLLGAWLLFKAWSEAGVKINIVFDSAKGITAGQTQLFYQGLDIGVVKTVELAPNLEGVIVVAEVKREAEQLLKEDSQFWLVTPKASITEISGLDALVSGNYIELNPGKGKFSDDFVALNEPPNIIRGNGLNVRLTSNDLGSLNIGSPVYFKKIKVGEVQRYQLNDQHHVEFDIQIKPQFSHLVKIDTRFWNVSGFEADISLDGMQISSESLASVISGGVSFDSPVQSAIADKGQNFTLYDNLKDSQRGKAIQITMQQQHGLAANRSKLIYRGAVIGFINDIQNTGSHDHFLAKALVEPKYEDLFNDTTQLVLIKPEIGLNGVKNLGALVGAKQIEVIAEQGELQTEFTLTTSPKPPVGSKSISFTTNNVKGLAVNSPIVYNGLTIGKVTEIDLIDRSFELKAFIQPQYTKLLTQGSRFYNQSPLTVEADLNGISFESSGLSGFINSPIILMPGHSNALSKQSQYALHHNKQAAQLSKAKIEKPLSLRLNTDYLGSLGEGAPVLFRRVPVGEVEHYSLLKDGSIDLKIKIFGNYRHLVTDNSRFWHASGLEIKASLEGLSVNSESLKSLVMGGISFDHFEELAKESIRTVHKTKQDATKRHLAISLTTNDSHGLYNNMPIKYQGQQIGKVTNLQFNDSLSELQADAELDFPFYRNFARSGALYWQETASISLSEVKNLDTLVKGDFINALPGKGKPSQQFVLQKQAPNTDTNALQIWLSSSHFGSLKVGSPVLYKQYQVGFVDDAKLAMDGSKILARLNINSAYRHLVRENSVFWNASGVDVKLGLGGANIRLDSMETLLTGGIAFATPDEEPTAKPAKDQDKYELQPIYDEKWLQWSPSIEP, encoded by the coding sequence TTGAATAACGCTAGTAAACCGGAACTTAAAAAAGAGAAGGTAATCTCCCCTATTTGGCTGTTGCCCATTTTGGCTGTGCTGTTAGGCGCTTGGCTACTATTCAAAGCTTGGTCTGAAGCAGGTGTGAAAATCAACATTGTGTTTGATAGCGCAAAAGGTATTACCGCTGGGCAAACTCAGTTGTTTTACCAAGGTCTAGATATTGGCGTAGTGAAAACGGTAGAACTTGCACCTAATTTAGAAGGCGTAATTGTAGTTGCAGAAGTTAAACGAGAAGCAGAGCAGTTACTAAAAGAAGATAGCCAATTCTGGCTAGTAACGCCCAAAGCGTCGATTACAGAGATTAGCGGTTTAGACGCGCTAGTATCTGGTAACTACATTGAACTAAACCCCGGCAAAGGTAAATTTAGCGACGACTTCGTTGCACTTAATGAACCTCCTAATATTATTAGGGGTAACGGTTTAAATGTACGCCTTACATCAAACGATTTAGGCTCTCTAAATATTGGCTCCCCTGTTTACTTCAAAAAAATAAAAGTAGGAGAGGTACAACGTTATCAATTAAATGATCAACACCATGTAGAATTTGATATTCAAATCAAACCGCAATTCTCTCATTTAGTGAAAATTGATACTCGGTTTTGGAATGTAAGCGGTTTTGAGGCTGATATCTCTCTCGATGGGATGCAAATCTCTAGTGAAAGCCTAGCCAGCGTGATTTCCGGTGGCGTCAGTTTTGATAGCCCCGTTCAATCTGCTATTGCAGATAAAGGACAAAACTTTACCCTCTATGACAATCTTAAAGACTCTCAACGTGGTAAAGCTATTCAAATTACCATGCAGCAGCAACATGGCCTTGCAGCAAACCGCAGCAAGCTAATTTATCGCGGTGCGGTAATAGGGTTTATCAATGATATTCAAAATACCGGAAGCCACGACCATTTTTTAGCAAAAGCCTTGGTCGAGCCTAAGTATGAAGATCTGTTTAACGATACAACCCAATTAGTCCTGATAAAGCCTGAAATAGGATTAAACGGAGTTAAAAATCTTGGTGCGCTAGTTGGTGCAAAACAAATCGAAGTGATTGCAGAGCAAGGTGAGCTTCAAACTGAGTTTACCCTTACCACATCACCAAAGCCTCCCGTTGGAAGCAAGTCCATCAGCTTTACCACTAACAATGTTAAGGGTTTAGCAGTTAACAGCCCGATCGTTTACAACGGGCTAACCATTGGTAAAGTGACTGAAATCGACTTAATAGATCGCAGCTTTGAGCTAAAAGCTTTTATTCAGCCTCAATATACCAAACTACTTACCCAAGGCAGCCGATTTTATAACCAAAGTCCGCTAACTGTGGAAGCTGATCTAAACGGAATAAGTTTTGAAAGCAGCGGTCTGAGTGGCTTTATAAACTCCCCAATCATATTGATGCCCGGACATAGCAATGCTCTCAGTAAGCAAAGTCAATATGCCCTGCATCACAACAAACAAGCTGCTCAATTGTCTAAAGCAAAAATAGAGAAACCTTTATCGCTGCGCCTAAATACTGATTATTTAGGGTCATTAGGAGAAGGGGCGCCAGTTCTTTTCAGACGAGTACCGGTAGGAGAAGTTGAGCACTACAGCTTGTTAAAAGATGGTAGCATTGACCTAAAAATTAAAATCTTTGGCAACTATCGACACTTAGTAACGGATAACAGTCGATTCTGGCACGCATCAGGACTGGAAATTAAAGCCAGTTTAGAGGGTTTGTCGGTAAACAGTGAATCACTTAAATCACTGGTGATGGGTGGTATCAGTTTTGATCACTTCGAAGAACTGGCTAAGGAAAGTATCCGAACTGTTCATAAAACTAAACAGGATGCAACTAAGCGTCATTTAGCGATTAGCCTAACAACTAACGATAGCCATGGCCTCTACAACAACATGCCGATTAAATACCAGGGGCAGCAAATTGGTAAAGTCACCAACTTGCAATTCAATGATAGCCTTTCCGAACTACAAGCAGATGCTGAGTTGGACTTCCCCTTTTATAGAAACTTCGCCCGCAGTGGCGCCCTATATTGGCAAGAAACAGCCTCTATCAGTCTATCTGAAGTAAAAAACTTAGATACCTTGGTAAAAGGCGATTTTATTAATGCCCTTCCGGGAAAAGGTAAGCCCTCACAACAGTTTGTTTTACAAAAACAAGCACCAAATACCGACACAAATGCTTTACAGATTTGGCTTAGCAGTAGCCACTTTGGCTCCTTAAAAGTCGGCAGCCCAGTACTATATAAGCAGTATCAAGTAGGTTTTGTTGATGATGCAAAACTGGCTATGGATGGCTCAAAAATCTTAGCTCGCCTGAACATAAACTCAGCATATCGCCACTTAGTGCGAGAAAATAGTGTCTTTTGGAATGCCTCGGGCGTAGATGTAAAACTTGGCCTCGGTGGCGCGAACATTCGTCTTGATTCAATGGAAACACTATTAACTGGCGGCATTGCGTTTGCGACACCCGATGAAGAACCTACAGCTAAACCAGCAAAGGATCAGGATAAGTACGAACTACAGCCCATTTATGATGAAAAATGGTTACAATGGAGCCCTTCCATTGAGCCATAG